Proteins from one Anopheles nili chromosome 2, idAnoNiliSN_F5_01, whole genome shotgun sequence genomic window:
- the LOC128721356 gene encoding uncharacterized protein LOC128721356 produces the protein MKRIFEYHPPTICYDQPATAAVSKEDCEARRSHALNGVRVLELIVPKKSARTWTMQMGDLCRVSLPEGSQVGDVNLWSLEHPQKERFYSGKTRQIHSTHLKTYDRLWSCFPYLRPMATFVRDSLEDYGIDRDGGSLHDVVGTRCDDYIYKLITGEDRFGSCHSYLTEAVKHHGLTEQDVHDTWNIFMCTGFTRDTQQYFCKPSPARKGDFIEFLADMNLLVALSACPQGDVSIQVGQKVPEEKCFPMKVEVFRKI, from the exons ATGAAACGCATCTTTGAGTATCACCCACCAACCATTTGCTACGACCAACCAGCCACTGCTGCAGTATCGAAAGAGGACTGTGAAGCACGGAGATCACATGCATTGAACGGGGTGCGAGTGTTGGAGCTGATAGTACCGAAAAAATCGGCTCGAACATGGACGATGCAGATGGGTGACCTTTGTCGCGTGTCTCTGCCTGAAGGTTCACAAGTGGGTGATGTTAACCTTTGGAGCTTGGAGCACCCACAAAAGGAACGGTTTTATTCGGGCAAGACCAGACAGATCCATTCAACACATCTCAAAACGTACGATCGTTTGTGGAGTTGCTTCCCATATCTACGCCCGATGGCAACGTTCGTGAGAGACTCGCTCGAAGACTACGGTATCGATAGAGATGGAGGCTCACTGCATGACGTTGTCGGTACCAGGTGTGACGATTACATTTACAAGCTCATCACTGGAGAGGACCGCTTCGGCAGCTGCCACAGTTATTTGACGGAGGCCGTTAAGCATCATGGATTGACCGAACAGGATGTGCATGACACGTGGAATATATTTATGTGCACCGGCTTCACAAGG GATACCCAACAGTACTTCTGTAAGCCGAGCCCAGCTCGAAAGGGAGACTTTATAGAGTTTCTGGCCGATATGAACTTGCTAGTTGCCCTAAGTGCTTGCCCTCAAGGAGATGTATCCATTCAAGTTGGGCAGAAGGTGccggaagaaaaatgtttcccaATGAAAGTAGAAGTTTTTCGCAAGATCTGA